The genomic region CATGGTTATTGTCGCTGTTCCTTGGAGTGCTATAGTCATAATTAATTTAAATTAGTTGGCTTTTCGTACCCTATTATACAGTAGGGTAAAGGGTAAAGGGTAAAGGGTAAAGGGTAAAAATTTAACCTAACACCTAGTTTTTTCACGGTAAAGGTGAGCGTAGGGGTATGGCTATTTCAGTCATTTATGCAATTTGATGCTAGCTTAACATAGCCCTGGTTTAGTTTAAGAGGGAAGGGTAGTTGTGGGGCTTTAGTTTTTAAATAATTGTTTTAGTAGTTCTTCTTTAGTTAATTTAAAGTGACTAGATACGTTTTAAAAAATTGCATTTAATGTTCCAACTTTTAAAGAATTATGAGCAGGAATGGTTAGATGATGTTCGCCTTTTTCTTTTGTGGTTAAGCGAATGTGACTTCCTGTTTGATGGCTTACTTCATAACCCAAGGATTTAAGCGCTTTTACTAAATCTTCACCTGATAAATCCCTGGGTAATTTCATCATAAAGCAAATACCTCTTGTTGAACAATATGAAGACGGATAATTTTGGGACGTAAATTTTCGTCAATAAAGTGACAATTAACTGCATCTTTTATCTCGATTTTCAAAGTGTCTAAATCATCTGCTTGGGTAAAAATTGACTCTCCTAAAGCTTGAGCAATGTAGCCACCATCAATATCTGGCTCTACTAAAAAAATAATCTCATTCATAAATTTAATTACCTTTTTCCTCTTGAAAATTAATGTGATAATGCTCAACTTTCGACATTGGTTTTCAACCTAATCTAGTGGATTTCTGGCTTAGTTGCGCAGTTAAAGCAGTCACCATTACTATTAGCACACTTTTCCTATTCCCTGTTCCCTAAAACGATAACTTATGTGTCCTAACCTACCTGTCTATGGCTATAAATACCATATAAAGCCAATATATACTCAAGATGTTTTGACGTCGGGAAGAGGTCGTTTCCATTTGTATAACCAAACTAATCCCAAAATTCCCAGAGCGATCGCTCCTAAACTGACGACTTGAGCTATGCGCAATGGTCCCAACATTAAACTATCGGTGCGCAAAGCTTCGATCCAAAAACGACCCAGACTATAAGCGATTAAATAAATTAGGGTAATCGTTCCAACTTTGAGACGTTCAGGATGTTTAAACCCCCATCTAAATAGCCCTATTAGTAACAGAAAAACCCCTAGATTCCAGAGAGATTCATAGAGAAAAGTAGGATGAAAATATTCAAAGTTTAAGTATTCGACGGGGCGATTATTAGGAGGAATATATAACTTCCAGGGCAAGTTAGTAGGATCGCCAAAAGCTTCTGAGTTAAAGAAATTGCCCCAACGTCCTATTCCTTGACCCAAAATCAATGAGGGTGCGATTAAGTCGGTCAATTGCCAAAAAGAAACCCTTTTAAGACGGGCAAAAATTAAAGTAGCGATCGCTCCACCAATAATAGCGCCGTGAATCGCGATTCCTCCTTTCCAAATAGCGATGATTTCACCTGGGTTTTGGGCGTATACTTTCCATTGAAAGAGTACATAATACAAACGAGCTGCCGGGAGGGAAGCGATTATCAGCCAAATGATCAAGTCACCGATTAAATCTGGATCGATCCGACGTTTCTTCGCTAAATATTGGGATAAATTTAAACCAATGAGCACCGCTATAGCGATTAATAACCCATACCAACGGATCGCAATTGGACCAATTTCGCGGATAATCGGTCCAGGTGATTCAAATTGCCAGGCTAAGAGCATAAAAGAAAATATCCTATCGTTGAGATTGTGCCAAAATTGAATAGAATCAGGGCGGAGAGTGAGAGTCAAGCAATGTTGTGGAAGACAAATTCAAGGTTTCAAGAACTATACTATAAAACATTGAGCGCAGCTTACCGCACTTATCCAGTACAAAGCTTAAAACATTCAGGGCGCATCAGTTTCGAACTAGATAGGGTTTACGTCTTACCTCACCTAGTCTCGAAACCTCTTGAGCAGGTGTCAACGGGATTAGTTAATCTGGAGAGATCAGAACTCCCATCTCTATGTATTTGGGATTTTTTGGCAAAATTAAACCAAGAACCAGCCTATCGCAAGATACTACTATTGGGAGGCCCAGGTACGGGAAAAACCCTGTTGTTGGAGTATCTGACTTTGGTCTACGCTCAAGGTAATCAGCGCCAAGCACAGGAAAAAGTCCCCAAACTCATACCCATACTATTATATCTGCGTCAAATCCGTAAATTGATTCTGAACAATGAACAGATTACCCTGGCGGAAGTTACTTCTATAATACTTAAAAGAGAATTTAGTCTGAAATTAGACGCTTCCACGAATTGGTTCGAACAAAAGTTAAATCTAGGTAAATGTCTGGTTATGTTGGATGGACTAGACGAAGTGCGCGATCCTCGTGAGCGTCGTATTGTTAGGGATTGGTTAGATGAACAGCTAGAATTGTATCCGAAAAATTGCCATATTATTTCTGCTCGACCCTGTGGTTATTTAGATTATCCTCTGAAAACTACTACCATTTCTCTCGAGTTACAAGGCTATAATTCCCAACAAATTGAAAAGTTTCTCCAAAACTTCTATTTCGAGGAACACCTACTCCAACAAGCTCATCAAAACGATAATTTACTGAAGCAAAAAGCGAGAAAAAGAGCATTGCAGTTGAATAATCTGATTAAGAACGTTCCGACTCTGACTTTTTTGGCTTCTAGCCCTTTATTATTAACTTTTATTACTGCTTTTGCTCAAAATTCTGACTCGATTCTTAAAAAGCGACTAGAATTATATGGTGGTATCTGTGAACTGCTACTAACGACTCGACCCAAAGCTAAGGGTATTCCTACTTTGTATAACTTAGATAGTACTCAGGTTCAATTAATTTTGCAAAAACTCGCTCTAGAATTAATGCGTCGTGAACAAACTCAATTTACCCTAGCCGAAGGATTGGAAATCATTAGTCAGCCTTTTAGTAATCTGGTGGTAGCGCCACAAGCGCCTGCTCAATTTCTACAGTATATTGAAGATATAACCGGATTGTTACAGCGCGTTTCTACCAAACTCTACCAATTTATACATCTGAGTTTTCAGGAATACCTAGCCGCAGCTGAAATTAAACATACCAATCAAGAGCAAATCTTAATCGATAAAATCGATCATCCCTGGTGGAGTGAAACAATTCGTTTATATTCAGCTTGCAGTGATACGAGTCAAATTGTGATCGCAGCTTGGAATAGACGCAGTGTAATAACTATGAGTCTTGCTTATGATTGTTGGCAAGAGGGTCAAACAGTCAACCCACAATTAAAACAAAGACTAGAAAATTGGTTAGATGCGGCTTTAGAGTCTAGCGATCCAGAAATT from Gloeocapsa sp. PCC 73106 harbors:
- a CDS encoding type II toxin-antitoxin system HicA family toxin encodes the protein MMKLPRDLSGEDLVKALKSLGYEVSHQTGSHIRLTTKEKGEHHLTIPAHNSLKVGTLNAIF
- the lgt gene encoding prolipoprotein diacylglyceryl transferase, which translates into the protein MLLAWQFESPGPIIREIGPIAIRWYGLLIAIAVLIGLNLSQYLAKKRRIDPDLIGDLIIWLIIASLPAARLYYVLFQWKVYAQNPGEIIAIWKGGIAIHGAIIGGAIATLIFARLKRVSFWQLTDLIAPSLILGQGIGRWGNFFNSEAFGDPTNLPWKLYIPPNNRPVEYLNFEYFHPTFLYESLWNLGVFLLLIGLFRWGFKHPERLKVGTITLIYLIAYSLGRFWIEALRTDSLMLGPLRIAQVVSLGAIALGILGLVWLYKWKRPLPDVKTS
- a CDS encoding NACHT domain-containing NTPase, which gives rise to MLWKTNSRFQELYYKTLSAAYRTYPVQSLKHSGRISFELDRVYVLPHLVSKPLEQVSTGLVNLERSELPSLCIWDFLAKLNQEPAYRKILLLGGPGTGKTLLLEYLTLVYAQGNQRQAQEKVPKLIPILLYLRQIRKLILNNEQITLAEVTSIILKREFSLKLDASTNWFEQKLNLGKCLVMLDGLDEVRDPRERRIVRDWLDEQLELYPKNCHIISARPCGYLDYPLKTTTISLELQGYNSQQIEKFLQNFYFEEHLLQQAHQNDNLLKQKARKRALQLNNLIKNVPTLTFLASSPLLLTFITAFAQNSDSILKKRLELYGGICELLLTTRPKAKGIPTLYNLDSTQVQLILQKLALELMRREQTQFTLAEGLEIISQPFSNLVVAPQAPAQFLQYIEDITGLLQRVSTKLYQFIHLSFQEYLAAAEIKHTNQEQILIDKIDHPWWSETIRLYSACSDTSQIVIAAWNRRSVITMSLAYDCWQEGQTVNPQLKQRLENWLDAALESSDPEIANLAAKVHLSRRLQYYAVASD